One part of the Macaca mulatta isolate MMU2019108-1 chromosome 6, T2T-MMU8v2.0, whole genome shotgun sequence genome encodes these proteins:
- the ZNF354A gene encoding zinc finger protein 354A isoform X2, whose translation MLENYRNLVALGLPFTKPKVISLLQQGEDPWKVEKDSSGDSSLGSKSSHKTTKSTQTQDSSFQGLILKRSNRNVPWDLKLEKPYIYEGRIEKKQDKKGSFQIVSATHKKIPSIERSHKNTELSQNFSPKSVLIRQQILARDKTPPKCEIQGNSFKQNSHLLNQPKITADKRYKCSMCEKTFINTSSLRKHEKNHSGEKLFKCKECSKAFSQSSALIQHQITHTGEKPYICKECGKAFTLSTSLYKHLRTHTVEKSYRCKECGKSFSRRSGLFIHQKIHAEENPCKYNPGRKASSCSTSLSGCQRIHSRKKSYLCNECGNTFKSSSSLRYHQRIHTGEKPFKCSECGRAFSQSASLIQHERIHTGEKPYRCNECGKGFTSISRLNRHRIIHTGEKFYNCNECGKALSSHSTLIIHERIHTGEKPCKCKVCGKAFRQSSALIQHQRMHTGERPYKCNECGKTFRCNSSLSNHQRIHTGEKPYRCEECGISFGQSSALIQHRRIHTGEKPFKCNTCGKTFRQSSSRIAHQRIHTGEKPYECNTCGKLFNHRSSLTNHYKIHIEEDS comes from the coding sequence gaTCGAAGAGCAGTCATAAAACCACAAAGTCAACGCAAACACAAGACTCTTCATTTCAGGGACTGATACTGAAAAGATCCAACAGGAATGTACCTTGGGATTTGAAATTAGAAAAGCCTTACATATATGAAGGCAGAATAGAGAAAAAGCAGGATAAAAAGGGAAGTTTTCAGATAGTTTCAGCCACCCACAAAAAAATCCCCAGTATAGAAAGAAGCCATAAAAATACTGAATTAAGCCAAAACTTCAGCCCAAAGTCAGTGCTTATTAGGCAACAGATACTTGCCAGAGACAAAACACCACCAAAATGTGAAATACAAGGAAACAGCTTCAAACAGAATTCACATTTACTTAATCAACCAAAAATTACAGCAGATAAACGCTATAAATGTAGTATGTGTGAAAAAACCTTCATTAACACTTCATCCCTTCGTAAACATGAGAAAAACCATAGTGGAGAGAAATTATTTAAGTGTAAAGAATGTTCAAAAGCCTTTAGCCAAAGTTCAGCTCTTATTCAGCATCAAATAAcgcatactggagaaaaaccctacatatgtaaagaatgtgggaaagcctttactCTCAGTACATCCCTTTATAAACATCTAAGAACCCATACTGTGGAGAAATCCTATAGATGTAAAGAATGTGGTAAATCCTTCAGCCGAAGGTCAGGCCTTTTTATACATCAAAAAATCCATGCTGAAGAAAACCCTTGTAAGTATAATCCAGGTAGGAAGGCATCTAGTTGCAGCACATCCCTTTCTGGATGTCAAAGAATTCATTCTAGAAAGAAGTCCTACTtatgtaatgaatgtggcaacACCTTTAAGTCTAGCTCATCCCTTCGTTatcatcagagaattcacacaggagagaaaccttTCAAATGTAGTGAATGTGGGAGAGCCTTCAGCCAGAGTGCATCTCTTATTCAACATGaaagaattcacactggagaaaagccCTATCGAtgcaatgaatgtgggaaagGCTTTACTTCTATTTCACGACTTAATAGACATCgaataattcatactggagagaagttttATAATTGTAATGAATGTGGTAAAGCCTTAAGTTCCCACTCAACACTTATTATTCATGAGCGAATTCATACCGGAGAGAAACCCTGTAAATGTAAAgtatgtggaaaagccttcagaCAGAGTTCAGCTCTCATTCAACATCAGAGAATGCATACTGGAGAAAGACCCTATAAATGTAATGAGTGTGGGAAAACTTTCAGGTGTAACTCATCGCTTAGTAATCaccagagaattcatactggagagaaaccatatcGATGTGAGGAATGTGGGATATCTTTTGGCCAAAGTTCAGCTCTTATTCAACATCGAAGGATTCATACAGGAGAAAAACCTTTTAAATGTAATACATGTGGAAAAACTTTTAGACAAAGCTCATCACGTATTgcacatcagagaattcatactggagagaaaccctatgaatgtaataCATGCGGGAAACTTTTCAACCATAGGTCATCCCTCACGAATCATTATAAAATTCACATTGAAGAGGACTCCTAG